One window of Choristoneura fumiferana chromosome 13, NRCan_CFum_1, whole genome shotgun sequence genomic DNA carries:
- the LOC141434205 gene encoding xylulose kinase, with translation MTEDTRKKSFLGFDFSTQRLKALVIDEDYGILQEADVEFDVDLPEFRTSGGVRRGEQGEVTAPPLLWVKALDMVMDRLVVAGVDFSTIEALSGAAQQHGSVWWSKDAEARLSKLSPDEFLHTQLATAFVADSPVWMDSSTSADCIALEEAVGGPEVLAKLTGSTAYERFTGPQIRKMFRTKPRVYQAAPRISLVSSFACSLFLGRIAELDLSDASGMNLLDVHSKTWSEECLKACGDETLAEKLGAPVATATALGPVSEYFVRRYGFRPDCRVVAFTGDNSSALAGLRLRSGWVGLSLGTSDTLLLGLQEAGAPPAGHVLVGPTEAPYMALLCFANGSLTRQNHRDRLAGNSWDAFNELLRATVRGNMGYMGIYYDTAEIVPRAAPGRWVVEGAGRPVERPAPQFEARALLEGQAVARRAHAEDMGFELVESSRLIATGGASVNKELLQIFADVFNTPVYVQEQHANAALLGAAIRAAEVWSAKAGVTLAGSEPTVAPVATPYPDAEKIYKPMIARYREMLQNIPKLQQQTNTKTG, from the exons ATGACCGAAGACACACGAAAGAAAAGTTTTTTGGGATTTGATTTTAGTACTCAAAGG ttaaaaGCATTAGTAATAGATGAAGACTATGGAATTCTTCAGGAAGCAGATGTTGAATTTGATGTGGATCTCCCAGAGTTCag GACGTCGGGCGGCGTGCGGCGCGGCGAGCAGGGTGAGGTCACGGCGCCGCCCTTGCTGTGGGTGAAGGCTCTCGACATGGTGATGGATCGGCTCGTGGTGGCCGGAGTCGACTTCTCCACTATCGAAGCACTGTCCGGAGCTGCCCAG CAACATGGATCAGTCTGGTGGTCAAAGGATGCAGAAGCCCGACTCTCTAAGCTCTCTCCGGATGAGTTCCTTCACACCCAGCTGGCCACAGCCTTCGTGGCAGACTCCCCTGTGTGGATGGACTCCAGCACCTCAGCTGACTGCATAGCTCTGGAGGAGGCCGTTGGAGGCCCTGAG GTGTTAGCCAAACTGACTGGCTCCACAGCGTACGAGCGTTTCACAGGCCCTCAGATCCGTAAGATGTTCCGCACGAAACCAAGGGTGTACCAAGCAGCTCCTCGCATCTCCCTGGTCTCCTCCTTCGCCTGCAGCCTGTTCCTGGGGCGGATAGCTGAGCTGGACTTGTCTGATGCCTCCGGGATGAACCTCCTTGATGTACATAGCAAGACTTGGAGCGAAGAGTGCCTTAAG GCGTGTGGCGACGAAACGCTCGCCGAGAAGCTGGGGGCGCCGGTGGCGACGGCGACGGCGCTGGGCCCCGTGTCGGAGTACTTCGTGCGGCGCTACGGGTTCCGGCCCGACTGCCGGGTCGTGGCGTTCACCGGCGACAACAGCTCCGCGCTGGCTG GGCTCCGCCTCCGTTCAGGCTGGGTCGGGCTCAGCCTAGGCACCAGCGACACGCTGCTCCTCGGGCTGCAAGAGGCCGGGGCCCCGCCGGCGGGCCACGTGCTGGTGGGCCCCACGGAGGCGCCCTACATGGCGCTGCTCTGCTTCGCCAACGGCTCCCTGACCCGCCAGAACCATAGGGACCGACTGGCCGGCAACAGCTGGGATGCCTTCAATGAGCTGCTGAGGGCTACCGTCAGAGGGAACATGGGCTATATGG GTATATACTACGACACGGCGGAGATAGTCCCGCGCGCGGCGCCGGGCCGCTGGGTGGTGGAGGGCGCCGGGCGGCCCGTGGAGCGCCCCGCGCCGCAGTTcgaggcgcgcgcgctgctcgAGGGGCAGGCCGTAGCCCGCCGGGCGCACGCCGAAGACATGGGCTTCGAACTTG TCGAGTCGTCCCGGCTGATCGCGACGGGAGGCGCCTCCGTCAACAAGGAGCTGCTCCAGATATTCGCTGATGTCTTCAACACGCCCGTCTACGTTCAG gaGCAACATGCGAACGCAGCTTTACTAGGCGCTGCTATCCGCGCGGCCGAAGTGTGGAGCGCTAAAGCTGGCGTCACACTCGCTG